The sequence aattgttaaaagaaCAAGCATTGCACtaacattttttatctttGTATATTAGCTATaccctaaaatgtttttaatttgaaaaaaaaaactgaagcgtaatttttttgtattttagaaAGGAATagcataaaaataattacttcTTGCGTGGTTAACATTAtggaattgcaaaaattctaGGGTACAGCTAATTCACATGTACCACATTTTTGaaccacattttttaaaagtatatcAAAAATCCGGAAATAAATATTGTTGATTCAATCTTAATAGTCAGATTATTTAATATCAAAGCTGGATTTGTCAAGTTTCTAACTGCAGTAGTCATTCTACAATGAGTAAGCAAACTGTccaaaaacacaaaacattGTGAATTTCCTTTAGAAATAGAAATTCTGGtctttcaatttcttcaatttcatccatcaatttctataaatttgcatcaaactcaaattttttaaacatttgtttttgcaagaaatgttttgataaacATCCCGTTGTGTTTTccccaaacatttttcttgcTCAATCGCATATTTTAGTTCTAAACACTTCACAAACTTGTTTATTACCTTTATTAACACAAGAATTTCGAAACTACGTATTAGACATATAGGTGACAATCATCATTCTTAATGTCAGTGAATCACGTTCCAGTTCATTCTCTTATCTCGCTttcgcttcttcttctttctcgcCCCGCTTTTTGTAACTGTTGTAAAAAAGTCtcattgaaaatgaaacgACTTCTTAAGTTTTTCCTTcttactttcaaattttcttattcGTCCTCCTCTtaaataaagaagaaaaaaccagATCCAATTGGCTGACTGGATTCTGAGGGTGTCTGCCTATACACACATAGAACACCCTCCACAAAATTACCTCCTTCTCCTCCTCTTCCTCATCTTTCTCTCTCACTCTTTCCCTGTGTGAGTTCTTCTAATTCTCTGCCCCCCGCATCCAGTATGTAGTGTCGaaccgtctgcgtctctcgcaCGTGTGCCACACATATTTTACTATTTCGCAACGGTCGAATGTCAACATTCTCCAGTCGGCGGGGTGTCTCTAGTTTCCAATACTACACTAGGCCTGCGTCTGCGCTGAATTTATGCATTACTTACTTCGTCATCatcctcttttctttttcctcctcccgggattttttttgttttggttttaaaaactgtatttttttccgtttgcGGAAACAATAGAGTTTTATAGTTCCAGTTCCGTTTTGCTTCTCTACATTTTCAATAGTTTGTCAGAAAACATGCCAggaaaaaatgtgtcaaacTGTTTGCATTTCTTGTTCGCCTACCTACAAAAACTCCGTAGTCTTTTGTAACCTCTTTACTCTTCGAAGAACATGGCAGGCTGTACTTTTGAAACCTGGCACATGCTTTCAAAGACCACTTTCAGAAATAGCTTCACTGTGGTGATTTTAACAAGTTTTTGGGTTTTATGGGCCTAGTTTCCCttgaaaagttattaaatttgctaaaacttcatttcatatttgaatgaattgactaaaaaaataagccagaaaaaacaccaaaaagtcaaaacagttttccgaatttcaaaaacctttcACTTGTTGGTTTATAtgctaaaacttcaaaatattaacttttctgaaaaattctgcgAATTCGGTAAAATCGCatattaatttccaaaaaatcattaatttttttaaaaatattctcgTACGCCCACATTAGGCGAACTTGTTTTcatgacgtcattttttgaaaagtgataCATTCTGACAATTTGTTTTATGTGTATTATATCAGTAAACGAGTTCGTagcttaaaaattaacttgttCACATTTTCTTGATATAGACTATTaaatctttttgtttttacattTAACAAATCGATTTCTCTTCATACAATACACTTTGAATAGTCGTTAGAAGCATTCCTTTTTCTAATTAGAAGTGAGAAAAAAGGCGACGACAAAGAGGAAGCAAAACCAGTCTTTCCTGACAATAATTTTCTTCCTAGCCGATTCTGCACGATTCCTTgctgtaatttcaatttttatcaaggGAAAAGATGACCAAAAGTTTAGTGCCTCCACGCCAGGCTCTTATgaataaaatgcatttttctacGTCACTATATGTGTGCTCACTTAGTCATATAGAGCTTCAAGAACCCATTTCGCATTTGTAGTTCGAAAAAGTTGCTTTACaggaaaaagttcattttctaCTTAGCTTCTTCTCCTTGCCATGTGTCTTAAAAGTCTCAATCAATTGCGTTTCACAAGTTTTAATCAGTTGTTATCAGTGTATGTCGTGTTGCCGACAAACACCCCCCCCCCtccatttttctaatttttggctATTGGCAGTATGTTTCCCATATATTTTTTGCCTTTccttgattgattttttgttcttgAGTTTGCGTTGTTGGTTGTTGGGCGCTCAAATCTtgcgaaaaaagtttagagggatcgaaaaataatttatttacttcCAAAACAATTagacagttttttaaatttcgaattgaaGAATCCTTCTCAGTTTTATTGTCAGATATTTGAATAATGTACCCtccagttgacaattttcaattcaatacaAAAGTTCCACTTTTTCATTAAgtttctgatatttttgtagcattttcttttatttctgAGAGTATATCATTTTTAAGGATTTAACGAAAACTACGGTTTAAAAAACCAGCTCAATTCAGTACAttcaatcttaaatttttcgcctaaaagtttttcaaaactctcaaACACTCTGCCATTTTCAGACGTAGCAATGGCAAGCACGTCAGGGGCGCTTGTCGACGACAACGTCCTCGAAGTGCTCCGCAAAGCACAGTTGGACGCATTTATTAGTCAGTTTGTCTTCTTATTCAACGTCAGAAGGTTTGATCACTTTTCACATGTTCGAGATAAAGATATGCTGGTGAGCTGGCAAActtagttgaaattttataatttttttgtttaggaAATTGGTATGCAACAAGTTCAAATTCGGCAGCTCCGAGAGCAGATTCTCAAAATGTCCAGAGAAATGTGGAATCGGAGTGATCCGAAGCAAGTGTACATTCAAGCCGATCAGTCGATGCCAGCACAAAATTCGATTGACGAGAAAGCACTGATTCCAAATGAGCAGGTAGTGATTTCATAGCTCCacacgatttaaaaaaaaaaaaatttagtgtttTTGGTGCATACTAGAGCtgtaaaaattggcaattttccgcATATCTTCAATTGACATGTTCTTTTTCAGTTAGAGACCGCGTTCAGacaatctgaaaactttaaaatttttaatatgaatGAGCAAATTACATTGTTTTCCTCAGAAACtctcaaaaagttgatttcaACGTAAATAAAGCATTTACAATTAGAATaaatttcacacaatttttttttgaatattatttattaTCCTGTTGattcaatttattaaaaaaaaaacattggttctgtttacaatttttaataaaccaAAACACATCGTTTCACCCTGCTTCAACTATTTTGCCCAAATTAATTTATGTCCTGTTTCAGATTAAACTGTACGAGTTGATTGGCGAGGGCTCTTTTGCTGTGGTGAAGCGTGGTACGTGGACACAGAGCAATGGGACGCATGTGAATGTCGCTGTCAAAATTCTCCGCGACATTTCTCCAAATATTATGGATGATTTGAGAGTGAGTTCTACTTGTATGAACTGAAAAGAAAGCCCAATGTGAAATGTTCCAGGTGGAAGCCAGTCATTTGCTCAAGCTCCAGCACCCGTCTTTGATTCGCCTTTACGGAATTGTTCGCCAGCCAGCGATGATGGTTTGTTTgcttgttctttttttttgttcttacaGAGTCGAATTTCAATCATGAACTTCAGGTGTTTGAACTCTGTGAAGGTGGTTCACTGCTCGACAGACTACGAGATGACAAAAAGGCAATTCTTCTGGTGTCACGGCTTCATGACTATTGTATGCAAATTGCGAAGGCTTTGCAGTTTTTGGAGTCAAAACACTGTGTACACAGAGATGTGGCAGCAAGGAATATTTTGTTGGCTAGAGACGAAAGGGTgagaactttgaaaactttggaaatacGATTAATGCAgaacaaaacttaaaatactcaaaaactttcagacaGTCAAGATCTGTGATTTTGGACTCATGCGAGCACtaaaagaaaatgagcaaatgtACACTATGGCTCCACAAAAGAAAGTCCCATTTGCCTGGTGCCCTCCGGAAGCACTTCGTCATCGCAAGTTCTCTCATGCTTCCGACGTCTGGTCGTACGGAGTCACCATCTGGGAGGTGTTCACATTTGGCGAGGAGCCATGGGTCGGCTGTCGAGCCATCGATGTGCTCAAAAACATTGACGCCGGCGAGAGGCTGGAGAAGCCCAAGTACTGCTCGGAGCGAATTTATCAAATCATGAAGAATTGTTGGAAATTCAATCCGGCAGAGCGATGCAAATTTGGTGCAATTCGAGAGGACTTGGTGGCGGCCATGTTTTTGGATGCAGTGGCAAGGGAGACGTACAACTCTATTCAACCGGGCGCACTACAATTGACAAAAGGGGATGAAGTTGTTGTGGTGGAGAACACGTTAGTtctatttataaaaaattgaagttttaatGAAGGAGAAAAGTAAATAATTCAGAGAAAAAGGGGTtgtcagaaaataaaacaatcgttaaaaattcaattgtttttcttattttttcttaaaaattattttaaaactgtaattAGGTCGCCTTAAATGACAGAGCAAATCTAAAATATAAGCCTATCAGTTAGGTACAAAAATGCACACCTGTCAAGGTGAACTGCATATCCTCGCGGCCTACGTTTTTCTTGCCATAAAAAGGTTATCATAGATATCTTTTCACACAAAACCCCTTTCAAAACACATATTGCCATTATCTCTGTTACAAAAAATGCATAGTTTTTCTGAACAGTTAAAAATGGTTTCCTAAATTGAAAACGAgaactccaaaaatttgaatatttttgttaagaTCTTCACAGGATCAACCGATATGTTTGGTAGGGCGCATTTGCGTTCTTCTCAGCGGTCTGAAATGTTGGAACTTTGGTTAGACATAATCTGCCGAGTTGGTTGTTCTCTGGCAAAACTTGATCATTTCTACCGTCTttatttactgaaaataacatgctgcaactttttatttaaataagaatatcttttaaaaaattatttcattgaGACCCTCCTTGTTTTTGCCAGTCATAGTTTGCTCAAATAAAACCAGCATTAACAAAACAATACTACCTTATCAAACACATTCCTCAATACCTTCTCCATTCCTACCAGTAtacaaaaactgcaaaatttcagaggcCAAGACTGGTTTGGTCAGAACAAGAAGAACCAAAAGTTTGGCACATTCCCCCGATCAGTTGTGTTTGCGCAGACGAACAACGCGGTTGCGGCAGCGACGGCGGTTACCCCACAGGTTCGACTAGTCAAAACCCATTAATCTGAAATCAtgctaattttttagaaagttccaACGGCGCCAACGATCAGAATTCCACCGTCACACCCACCCCCAGCCCCGCTGAAACCATTGAACAATAATACGAAAACTTCGCTGAACGACCGcacgtcaaaaatttcaatgccTGTGGCAGGTGAGtcatttaatgttttttttttcaaaaaactcgttcaataaaaatcttcaaactCCCTGCTTTCAAACCATTTGTATTTTCCCTCCGAGACCCATGTTTTCTGTCACAGGTTCTTTCATCCATACCGGTCACGGAGACCCACTAGGAGGCCAATCATGGGGTAACCCAGCTACGATTGCGGACATGTATCTCAAGAATCCAGTGAACGGCGCTCCATTGTCTAGGTTTGTGCCCAATGTTAGCCCCCCTTTTGAATCCTCTTGTTGTAGTATGTCGAGTGGTGCGGAAATTATCGCCAGTAAGGAGTTGCTCACCAATGGCGGCCGGAGCACACACCAACCTGGTGAGTGTACCCCTCTGTtataaaagaataaaaaaatcaggTGACGAGAAGAAATTTATAGGCCCATAGATTTACAtaaattcatcgaaaaaaaaaattgagaaagggTTATATTGTATTTGAGCATTTTAAAACTAAgcacatgtttttgaaatttttacaaagtttCCTTTCTTCTCAATGTTGTGACAAAAATTACATACACTGACTGATATACAGAGTAATATTTTgtaagttctgaaaataaaatttgaagaaactcCTCAAAAACGTCGTTGTTCTTGAGCAATTTTTCTAACTgtatcttaaaaaaaaacctagcatcgcattttgtaaaattttagaaagtgACCTTCGAAAGTgacaaactcaattttttctgaaatgtgaAACAATTATGCTCAGTACTGAAACAATTATGCTCAGTACGTGGTAAATtataaatgtttagaaattacacattttgaagtttgcTCTAACATTACAACCTTTGGTTCaaagttttgttcaaaaaatcaaatcaaaataacTCCCTCATTTGTCAAACTCACAACATTTCGATTAAGCTagttgtgcaaaaaaaaaacgtcttgACTCCAAATATTTACCTTCATTGAATCCACCCTTGTGCGTTTCAACACACGTATAAATGTTTGTTAACCATTTTTCTCCTATGTCAGCTGCTCCATCGCCTGCCGTCATGTCCAAGATTCGAGGTCTTTCGCTTGATTTGCCAGAATATGATGATTTCGATCGAGCATTCGATGATGGGTTTTCTCCGTCGAAGATCGAGCTGCCCAGAGAGTTTTGTGGTAAGCTTTTTCGTATTACTAATCACTTACACTGTtgagaaatggaaatttcaataaaaataaacgaatATTTTCGCAtacttatttttaaagattaaaatgtatattttttcaggcaatgaCAGCGTAATCAGTGGTGGGTCGAACAGCATCGGCTTGGCTAACACTTATGTCATGGAACCGCCCAAGCAGGCATTTGATATTCGAGGAAATCGAGTGCTCCCGCCAACGAACAAGGCGCCTGTGCTCATTCCAACTAACCCGGCGCCAAGTGTCATCTCGAGCACAGCTTCTGCAGGAATCACACTTTCTACGAACAGTTCTCAGATGTTTACCAGTCAAGTaagtttgacaatttttcagttacatTTGAccctgtgttttttttaataaaaagccGTTATTTTTAAGGACCGCCATTCGAATATGCCCGCAAATCTTTTCCCCGAGCTTCAACACCGCCT comes from Caenorhabditis elegans chromosome X and encodes:
- the sid-3 gene encoding Tyrosine-protein kinase sid-3 (Confirmed by transcript evidence), with translation MASTSGALVDDNVLEVLRKAQLDAFISQFVFLFNVRRFDHFSHVRDKDMLEIGMQQVQIRQLREQILKMSREMWNRSDPKQVYIQADQSMPAQNSIDEKALIPNEQIKLYELIGEGSFAVVKRGTWTQSNGTHVNVAVKILRDISPNIMDDLRVEASHLLKLQHPSLIRLYGIVRQPAMMVFELCEGGSLLDRLRDDKKAILLVSRLHDYCMQIAKALQFLESKHCVHRDVAARNILLARDERTVKICDFGLMRALKENEQMYTMAPQKKVPFAWCPPEALRHRKFSHASDVWSYGVTIWEVFTFGEEPWVGCRAIDVLKNIDAGERLEKPKYCSERIYQIMKNCWKFNPAERCKFGAIREDLVAAMFLDAVARETYNSIQPGALQLTKGDEVVVVENTGQDWFGQNKKNQKFGTFPRSVVFAQTNNAVAAATAVTPQKVPTAPTIRIPPSHPPPAPLKPLNNNTKTSLNDRTSKISMPVAGNDSVISGGSNSIGLANTYVMEPPKQAFDIRGNRVLPPTNKAPVLIPTNPAPSVISSTASAGITLSTNSSQMFTSQDRHSNMPANLFPELQHRLNQGSSTGNGVRPRPASSIGIQNNDLSMLNPQVNRPFSVVNVPIVQQPANIPCLVPTPAPPAPAHFSQPVSSQRVAQQQQNTLQKALNDELKGNLNKRPTGTTAPPSNGFNAPRADVAPVQQRPISSASIPALQPQPIQHIQKPIQPQQVRIPPSTAPVQKPVQVSAPTHSNVAPTTSSQASADARNPLPPKTSPPVSNTPITVAPVHAAPTTSAPSTSVVTRRPTSTTAQMSDEERRSRIAMDISSALPAPSALLYGSNSTSSLPSAAVSTASSVPSTARDNPVETRPSQPHVTMPPKKSSEPILSSEVLQPTRLPSATTSQAKPVTQPIRHPSPPVATVIPTAVVDKKPVSQNQGSNVPLFNITNSSNGYPQLNGYPNYGNGFQAYGYGMNYHQGYPGYQGYNSYGNGMGQLALTHNAVTSLPPLVPSENRFSGTAQPLGESDIMEFLGTQQRQAGSSSRAVPPASASTSAASGITDLSMADKMEVLYREADFTHKGNCDTMVSQCNGNTEQALKLLKQQHLVDMELAMSTETARQALEARQYDLPAAANMLLG
- the sid-3 gene encoding Tyrosine-protein kinase sid-3 (Confirmed by transcript evidence), with amino-acid sequence MASTSGALVDDNVLEVLRKAQLDAFISQFVFLFNVRRFDHFSHVRDKDMLEIGMQQVQIRQLREQILKMSREMWNRSDPKQVYIQADQSMPAQNSIDEKALIPNEQIKLYELIGEGSFAVVKRGTWTQSNGTHVNVAVKILRDISPNIMDDLRVEASHLLKLQHPSLIRLYGIVRQPAMMVFELCEGGSLLDRLRDDKKAILLVSRLHDYCMQIAKALQFLESKHCVHRDVAARNILLARDERTVKICDFGLMRALKENEQMYTMAPQKKVPFAWCPPEALRHRKFSHASDVWSYGVTIWEVFTFGEEPWVGCRAIDVLKNIDAGERLEKPKYCSERIYQIMKNCWKFNPAERCKFGAIREDLVAAMFLDAVARETYNSIQPGALQLTKGDEVVVVENTGQDWFGQNKKNQKFGTFPRSVVFAQTNNAVAAATAVTPQKVPTAPTIRIPPSHPPPAPLKPLNNNTKTSLNDRTSKISMPVAGSFIHTGHGDPLGGQSWGNPATIADMYLKNPVNGAPLSSMSSGAEIIASKELLTNGGRSTHQPAAPSPAVMSKIRGLSLDLPEYDDFDRAFDDGFSPSKIELPREFCGNDSVISGGSNSIGLANTYVMEPPKQAFDIRGNRVLPPTNKAPVLIPTNPAPSVISSTASAGITLSTNSSQMFTSQDRHSNMPANLFPELQHRLNQGSSTGNGVRPRPASSIGIQNNDLSMLNPQVNRPFSVVNVPIVQQPANIPCLVPTPAPPAPAHFSQPVSSQRVAQQQQNTLQKALNDELKGNLNKRPTGTTAPPSNGFNAPRADVAPVQQRPISSASIPALQPQPIQHIQKPIQPQQVRIPPSTAPVQKPVQVSAPTHSNVAPTTSSQASADARNPLPPKTSPPVSNTPITVAPVHAAPTTSAPSTSVVTRRPTSTTAQMSDEERRSRIAMDISSALPAPSALLYGSNSTSSLPSAAVSTASSVPSTARDNPVETRPSQPHVTMPPKKSSEPILSSEVLQPTRLPSATTSQAKPVTQPIRHPSPPVATVIPTAVVDKKPVSQNQGSNVPLFNITNSSNGYPQLNGYPNYGNGFQAYGYGMNYHQGYPGYQGYNSYGNGMGQLALTHNAVTSLPPLVPSENRFSGTAQPLGESDIMEFLGTQQRQAGSSSRAVPPASASTSAASGITDLSMADKMEVLYREADFTHKGNCDTMVSQCNGNTEQALKLLKQQHLVDMELAMSTETARQALEARQYDLPAAANMLLG